In the genome of Fusarium keratoplasticum isolate Fu6.1 chromosome 13, whole genome shotgun sequence, the window CAACAGAACGGAGATTACGTCGTTAAACGATCAAGTGAATGACCGTAGCTTTACACGGGCATTGGAACTTCATGAAATCGGAAACCAGATACAATTAGCACAGACAGAGGATCGAAATAATCTTGCTACTAGACTGGGACTGCCACGACATTATCAGCACGATAATTATCCTACCGTAGCAGTGGAGCTGGACGCCTGTTTAGACAGATGGGAAAATAGTCTTCCCAGCGACTGGAAGCTGCAAAACCTTCGAGAGGTCGCTGATCGGACGTCTCGCGCAGAACGATATTTACTTCATCTTCGGTAGGCAGGCCCAGCTTCCTTCAAACCACAATCCTCGTATTATCTTggtccttgatcttgctAATCTCGGACTGTAGTCTTCTCCACCACCGGATCTTTCTACATAGACCGATGCTGGCCCGTCTGTACTTGGCGAAATCACACACGGCAACAGTCCCGATATCTGGCTCTCCTAGCCTCAGCGACCGGCTTGTAAAAGAATGTGCGAAAATGTGCATCGAGGCAGCTCAAAATATCACGTCGTTAATTGTCGACACACTCGAGCCATATGAACCCATGGGGCTCCTACCGTGGTGGTACCGGATCTACTATTTACACATCGCAGGTACCATCTTTCTAGCAGCCATGTTTAGGTCCGATTTGTACACCGAATTCGTGTCGAAGTCCTGGCATAGTTTGATATCTGCTTTTCGTGCACATGAGCATCTAAGTGTGTACGTTCAACAGTGTATTAGGAAATTCGAGTCGCTCTACGCGAGGATTTTGGGCCCAAGAAATTCACGTCTAGAGAACAGCGCGGGTACACCGCTCAATGACCGAACCTCCAGCTCTCTGGATACCATCTTTCAGGACGCAGGCATTGACTTTGATAGCTTTCTGTTTGGGATGGAGGATTTCACCACTCAATGTTGAGTTGATATTCCAACGTACTCGTCGACCATAGCGTCACGAAGCAAGTCTACTCTGGTGGGGTATCATCATATTGAATAATTATGCTGTATGTATATAGCCTAAGGTGCCTTCTTAAAAGTATCACCCTATCCCTTCTCCCTAGCTATTTGTCTAGTTCGGCTTATCGGACGGACGAACCCCATGTACAGCTCACTTCCTATCGGCGTGTCGTGCACGCTCGCTCGACTATGGCTGATGACTGTTCATATACGGTGCCGGGACAAAAGACGACCTCGCTCTCGTTTCGTGGTAGCTCGTTCGAAATTGCCCCTAAATCTTCAGTCAACGCTCTGCCAACATGTTGGTCTGAGATGGGCATCATCGCCCACAATACGGCTTTCCCCGCTGTCCTCCATATCCGCAGATTCCCAGTTGATGCCACCAACTTCGTATATGTATGTGGCTTCATAGAGTTGTGTTCAACTCGGCTCATTTCACTTGCATGTGTGCAAGTCCTGTCGAGCCGAATGGCAGTGATGAGTATTGGTGTTTATAGCTCAGCATGATGCTAATTGAGGGAATTTCCGAGCAGTGGAGGTGATAAAAGTAATTGGGTCTTGATATGTGCGGACTGGCTGTGAAGTGATAGTATTAAAGGAGGGGGTATTGCGATGATCAAGGATACTTGTCGCCGGCCTCCATGCTGTGCAAGTCGACCGCCTCTGGGtccctccttctcgtccagGGCGGATTCATACTTTGATTTACAATCTCTTGCCCGTACTTTGCTGAGTCCGCTGTCCCGAAGATATTAGGACACAAGCGGACCAAGATCAAGCGAAGGGTAGGGAGGCAAGTGCATATCATGCCGACGTTGACTTCGATTATAGACCAAAATGCAACAAACCATTGGTCCCAGGTCGGATTATTGGAGTTGGCGAAGTGAAGCAACGATTGAAGGCGAAGGATGGAAACCACCGTGACACTGTAAGCCTTGGTTAGCAACGTCACGAGCCTCAAAAGGTGGGATGGTATACGCACAATGTCCCAAGTAAAAACATGATTACCACgccaaccttcttcttccaatGTAGTCTCAGGTGAATGACTTGGCTCAGGGGCATGGCGATCATCCAGATGTCGACTGCGACGCCGGTTGCGGCGTTGACCCATCCCAGAGCATTTATGTCGACACACGTGCCACTGTATCCCCCCAGGTATTGTACCCAGTAGTAGTCCACCGGTACGCACTGGAATATTGCTGCAAACAAGAATGCAATACCGTATAGTGCGTTGAACGCGACCGTCCCCCAGAGGATATACGGACTGATGTTGTCGAAAAAGATGTTGAGGTAGAAGAGCGATAGGCTGAGCTTGATAAAagacatggccatgaagTACAGAATGGTCATTACATAGAAGTACAGAGCGAATTTAGATATTTCGTGGGTCGTCAGTGTCCAGATATCTCTGCCCAGTCCATGGACTGTTAGACACTTGATGCCTATCACCAGACCCGACACTGAGATGGCCAATGTCGCGGCGATTGCCCAATCATCGGGGCTGAGGGCTTGTGATCGACTGAAAAAGAGTTTGAAAACCAGCCGTGACATGGTGACGAAGATTGCGATGGCGCCTAGAGGAATAATCGTGGCATTGAATCGGTTCGATTTGTCTCGAACGGGGGCTCCGCAGGCTGTCTCGGTCACGTTCTTGACGACTGCGGTATGAAATCATTATTTCGGTTCCCAACgtagagagagggagaggtaGATCGAGGGAGTGCGCACAGAGTGCATCCGAGAATGA includes:
- a CDS encoding CFEM domain-containing protein, giving the protein MHLYILFLVAIFLGPCLGEESPSEIVARLPSCAPPCLYGALANSTCDITDLSCMCTNQPFQDDAKICIEIVKNVTETACGAPVRDKSNRFNATIIPLGAIAIFVTMSRLVFKLFFSRSQALSPDDWAIAATLAISVSGLVIGIKCLTVHGLGRDIWTLTTHEISKFALYFYVMTILYFMAMSFIKLSLSLFYLNIFFDNISPYILWGTVAFNALYGIAFLFAAIFQCVPVDYYWVQYLGGYSGTCVDINALGWVNAATGVAVDIWMIAMPLSQVIHLRLHWKKKVGVVIMFLLGTFVTVVSILRLQSLLHFANSNNPTWDQWFVAFWSIIEVNVGMICTCLPTLRLILVRLCPNIFGTADSAKYGQEIVNQSMNPPWTRRRDPEAVDLHSMEAGDKYP